The genomic segment CAAAGTCGACAAAGCAGTTGTCGGCATCGGAAACGGCCGGCCTGCTGACCGTGATTACCGAGTACACGCGCTCATGGCTGCTTCTGCATCAGTACGATTCGGGGACGCTTCAAACCAAAGAACTGCATCGCAATGTCCGATTCCGCATCGATGAAGAGAATGCAAAGCAGGCCATCGCTCAACTAAAGAAAAACCTGATGGAGCGGGAAGAGGCCGGCGATCTGTTTGGGAGAGAAAGGGAACGAGGCGCACTGAAAGGAATTCTTGGCAGTATTGAACAAACATTTGGAGGTTCAGATCTCTATCCGAGTGTTGAAGAAAAAGCGGCGAACCTTCTGTACTTCATCATCAAAGACCATCCGTTTGTTGACGGCAACAAGCGCGTCGCCTCCCTGATGTTCATCTGGTTTTTGGAAAAGAATAATCTTCTCTTGGCTCCTGACGGGGAGCGCAAGATCAACGACAACGCCCTTGTTGCCCTGACGCTGTTGGTTGCGGAGAGCAATCCGAAGCAGAAAGACGTAATGATCGACCTTATCATCAATCTCATCGGCGACCAATGAATGATGACATACGATAAAAACGCTTGCAATCATTGCTCGGCTCAAACAGGAAAACGACAACGGGAATATCCCGCCGACCAGAGTGGGAATCGGCGATGAAAAAGAAGTTGGATTTATAACAAGCGTTGATTATATTTTGAACTAACGATTCAACTTTAAAAAGACTATGGAACAGAATCATTCCCGCAAGCGTGGCTCGACTGTCCGGCAATATCCAACGGCAGAATCAGCCTCCGTTGATCAAATCGGTAAAGTTGCAGAGCCGGTAGCTGCGTATGTCCGTGCGCCTTCTTTTGATGAATTGTTGAAATACGTCAGTCAATTAAATTTGCCTGAATTGGATCAATTTGTCTTTCGAGTCATAGCGTTGCGAGCTCGGCGTCGAGCTCCTAATTTGTCAAAAACTGAAACCGAATTGCTCATGAGAATCAATCAGGGACCGCCGCCTGATATTCAACAACGTTTTAGGAAGCTAAATAGCAAGCGCAAAGCCGAAAAGATCACGCCGGATGAGCATCAAGAATTGCTGGCTTTGATTGACCGGATTGAACAGTTTGATGTCGAACGCGTTAAATATCTTGCCGAGTTGGCGAATCTTAGAGGGACTTCACTAAAAGCTCTCATGAAAGAATTGGATATTCGCCCTCCTGCTATGGCATGATCATTTTCGTTGGAGCGACGACTATACTCACATAGCGGGTTTGACTTCGATAGGGCGCGCGACAATTGAAGCTTTGCAATTAAATCGGCAAAATCTGGTCAATCTGCGGAGGATGCTTTATGCAATGGGAGAGCACCCGCCCTTCGAATAGTTGAAATTAGTTTGAATTTTTGCTATATTGTTCGGGATCACTGCTGTCCGGTTCAGGCAAACAACACGTCTTGAGCTCTTTCAAGACCATCGCCGAGCGCAACGAGATCATCAATTTGTTTGGCCAGCAGGTCTCACCGGAGATTGTCGACGCGCTGCTGAAGCAGAAGCCGGACCCGATCATTCAGAAGCGGTCGGTTTGCATCATGTTTTTGGACATTAGGAATTTCACCCCTTTCGCCGCGATGCACACACCGGAAGAAATTATCGCTTATCAGAACGCCGTTTTCGGCTTTATGATTGACATCATCAACGGCCACCACGGCATTATCAATCAATTCTTGGGTGACAGCTTCACGTCGACTTTTGGGGCGCCGCTCTCTTTCGGAAATGACTGTCGCAATGTCGTTGAGGCTGCGCTTGCAATCATTGCTCGGCTCAAACAGGAAAACGACAACGGGAATATCCCACCGACCAGAGTGGGAATCGGCATTCACGCCGGTGAAGTGGTAGCGGGCAATGTCGGCTCCTCGCTTCGCAAGCAGTATTCGATCACCGGCATAGAGTGATGGCTTGCTTTTTAGAGAAAAGTTTGCTAATTTTTACTATTAAAGTTTGCGATTGAAAAACACATGCACAAGCTTGGAAAATGCCGATGATTCAACCACAACCAACTCATGCCAACACGGAGATCGACGCGCTGGTTCGAACCGGCCTCTATCAAAACCATGATGAGGTCATTTCCGATGCGCTTCGCAATCTCTTGCTCAACAATAAGGCACTCCGGCTGGAGCTTGCCATCGAGTTGTTCCGAGCCGATGAGGTTTCCCTTGGCCGCGCCGCTGAAATTGCCGGCATCGACCGCTGGGAATTTCAAGATATTTTGCACCAGCGCCACATTCCTATTATTATAGAAGCTGAGTCTGCCGAAGCGATGGATAGGGATATCGCGCGGTTCTTTAGCAAAGAGCAATGATCATTGCAGATACCAGCATTCTCTCAACGTTCGCGCGGATTCAGCGGCTGGATTTGCTGTTTGCCGTTGCGGAGACGCCATCTCTCCATCTCCCACCTGCCGTTCAAAAGGAAATCAAGCTTGGCCTGCAAAAAGGTTTGCAATTTCTTCAACCGATCATTGATGCTTTGACTGCCGGAACACAGTTTCTGCCTATTGCGCTCATGGACGAGGAGAAGCGCTTGATTCCCACCCTGCCGAAAGCATTGAACGCCGGCGAAAAAGAGGGAATAGCCATTTGCCTCAATCGCACGGGCAATAAATTTCTTACCAATGACAAACGTGCACATAATTTTTGCATAGCCAATAATGTTCTTGCTCTTGATCTCAAGCGTATCCTGCGCCAACTTTGGAAAGCCGGTCACTGCTCGAAAGACGAGGTCCAAAAAATTATGGAAGATATGGAACGGAGCGAACCTGGCATGGTGATCAAGGGCAAAGATGAGATCCTCCGATGATCAATCCACCAAAACCATTTTATAACAAAATTTAACGGAGAAAACCATGGCCAATTCAGTTATTGGCTTGCCCATGAGCGTGGAGCAAGTGGCAGTTGCCATTCGACAAATGAGGCTTACGGATCGAAAGCGACTCAAGGATTTTTCAATTCATGAAACCGATTCGTTTGACACAACATGCTCGTGATCAATGTAAAGAGCGCGGAACAAAAGAAGCCGAGGTACGCCAGGCCATTCAACACGGGTCGCGCGAGCCGGCGAAGAAAGGCGGGGAACAGTGCCGTTTCAACTTTCCTTATGGCCGATCTTGGCAGGGCAACGACTATGCGATCAAGCAGGTCGCGCGAGTGATCAAAGAAAAGCGCGGGAGATCGTGGTCATTACCGTTTACACTTTTTACTTTTGAGAGATAGATCAATGAAAATCAGTTATGATCCCGAAGTCGATGCGTTGTATATTCGCCTGATTGAAGGAAATCATGAATGCCGCACGGTTCGGCTGAACGAAGAGGTCGCATTAAATATCGGTGCCGGCGAACGCTTAATTGGCATTGAGATTCTTGACGCCAAAGAAGTTTTGGGACAAGGCCAGTTGCCTCCGCTTCTTTTGGAAAACATTGCGTTGGCGCCAGCGGCTTAACTGAGGACAACAGTCTGTGTCCGTAGGGTTCATTCCTCACGCCGTCGAAGGAGCAAACTTGGTAGCAATAGCCCAGTGAAGCCAGACTTGGACACACGAAAAAAGCAAGCAAGTAGTCCAGTCCTCACTCAAGTTCTTGTAACAATTCCAACAAATATGAATAAACCGCTCCCCGCTGCATATAGGCATGGGCAAACTGATTCCTATAATTTCTTAAACATCCATAGCAAGTGGTTTCAGATGCACAACCACAGTAACCATTTACGCGCTCCGCTGCGGCTTCGATACAAGCACGAAGCATCTCTTTAAATTCTAATCGTGCCACCAAGCCAGCACCACCTGGGACATTGTCGTATAAGATGATAGACGGAAAGCTAGCTTGCATATCGTAAGCATTGACGGTTACATTGAGTTCATTAGAGGGTACTTCGAGCACCTTCGCCGCTCCTTCTAAAATGGCATAAGCAAGAGTGAAAGCGAACCATTGAGGTTCAATATCCGAATTATGAGCTTTCCAAAATATGATTTTCAGAACATCAGTCACAAAATCATGTCCCAACGAAAGAAATCTTTCCGGTCGGCAACGGCATTTTCTGCCTAAGAAATCTTCGTGTCCGTTCTCGATTTCTGCTCTCGTCATTTCACGAAACCCCGCGCCACACTTTGGACAAACGTAAAATCCTTGCCCTTTGTAACCCTCGCATAAAACCACCATTTCGCCTGGCGATGTTTTGGTCAACTCGATGGCGCCATATTTTATAGTTTGCTGGCTAGTGTTTTTGAAACCCACGAAATAAGGTCGAGTCGAGAAGATTCGTTCAGTTTTGCGCCGCGGCTTGTCCGGACGTTTGTTTTTCGTCAGAAAACCGAATTGCGGCACGACGTAAAGCCTCGTGGTCATACCACGGCAACATTTGGTAAAGCTGGGATTCTGGCCAGTTTGCCAACGATCAAATTGGTTATGTTTGGCGCATTTGGCGTAATGCCATCGCGCCCATTCTTTTTCTGCAACTTTTTTCAAAGCATAGGATTCCCATTCGAATTTATTGGCCACCAACTTACTCGTCGGTGCGAATTCAGCAATAGCGATGGAAAGATCGCGCTGCAGTATGACGGTTTCACTTCCGGTATTGTTGCTAACAGAATGGGTATCGAGCTCAACCACATCCACAGGGAAACCGTATTTGGGAATTACAACGGCGCGTGAAAGAAAACTCAAAACATCTTCCTTCGCAATTGTATTGGCACGTTTCTGCGCCCATTCCGCGCTACGAAATTGATTTGATTGTTTTGATTCGTCTTGAAATTGTTTGATGATCTTGAAATCTGTTGCTACTCTCTCTTCAGCTCCCTTCAAAGCAGCGGAAATCAAGTGCTGAATCCATGTGCCGTCCTCCAGTCCTAAAAGGCGGCTTTGCTCGTCGTCTTTAATGATCGCTCTTAAAGAGGAAAGAATCTTGCCTTGGTCTTTTTGAAGATATTCCTCGAAATCTTTCACTGCCGATGGATTTTGTAAATCGGCAAAGAATGCTTCGACGTTTTTGAATCGATTCGGAAAAGCTCTGAGGAAAAAGGATAGCGCAGCCGCGGTCAAGTGTCTTATCGTGATTTTGGGGTTGTTTTTCGCAATCACTGGTGGACTCACTTTACCGGATATCATACGATCGGGATGGTCGAAATGATAAAGATCATGGGCATTTCGGCGGCAGTATGTTACTGCAAACCCGATGTTGCCTACACGTCGTCCAGCACGGCCAACGCGTTGGGCATAATTGAAAGATTCGGGCGGAACATTGCGCAGAAAGATTGTGTCAAGATCGCCCAAATCAACTCCCAGCTCAAAGGTGGTCGAGCAGCTCAACACCTGAATTTTGTTGTTACGAAAATCGCGCTGATATTCACGCGCGGTCACTTTTGCCAATTGTGCGGTATGTTCTTCGACACGTAGAATCTCTGGCTGTAATTCGATATACAAATTGCGATAATGATTGGATTCCAGTTCGGACATTCTAATCGCGACAAGCTGCCCATGGCAATTGCTACGGTTGCAGATGTTTTTTACTGCCACATGCTGCAATCTGCCACAGACGAGACAGCGATAGATCGTGTCCTCGTTCGTCAGCAATTGAATGCGCCACCAATCAGGATTCAAACGTTTTGCGTCGGTGATCTCATGAAAAATGGCTTCATGTGAAGATCGGGCCTTGTTATCTGTTTCTGAGAATGATTGCCACACAGCGCGCAAGGCCTCACCCGCTTTTATTCGCGCAGCAGATTTTTCCATTCCGGCATGCTCGAAGATTTTAGCCATCCAGCGCGCTCTTCTCCCTCTGAGGCCATCCCAGCTACGGACGAAATGTTGGCTTCCTGGTTCGCCAATACGAACTTTCATTTGTGGCGATTGCAGCCCGAGATCTTTCCAATTTAAATTGACGAGCGGTGGCAGGTTTAGGTTTACAGCTTTATCAAGCCGAACGAAATTCAGTAAAGTTTCCAGTAGAGTGAACTTTTCCGAGTCGGATAAATGCCATGGCAAATCATTCAAAAAACTTTCAACCTTAAACCAAGAGGGCCATTTCATGACATAACGAATTAGGCCAACACCTTCCAAAGATTGATTCGTTTCTTCAGCTAAAAATTCTGAGTAGATTTGTTTCCATATTTTATTTGTTCGCTCGATGTCGCCTGTAGTTTCCCTGAATAAGCGCTGTTCTTCGTATCTATTAGACAAAACACTTGCAAGCTCGTTAAAAGTGACTGAACCAGCAGAATCAAGCTTCCTGAGTGCATGCAAGATCAAGACACGTGAAAGGAGGCCTTGATAACTATCGTCAAGATACCAGGCAAAAAAAGCAGCCTGTTGTCGGCTATCGGCAAATGCCAAAACTTTCTTTTTTTCTAATGGCAAATTTTGCACGAGAGCTGTGGCAATGACAGCGTTGGGGCCATCTGAGCCATGCACGATTTCGCGTACGGGGTCCGCAGCTTGATAACCGCAGGCTGCGCACTTCGAAATCTGATCTGGGTGTTTTTTGGAAGCTTCTTGCTGTTCAACAAATATGATTGTCGTATGGTTACAAACTGGGCGCGTGGGATGTCGCGAAATTGCGCCACAAGCCAAACAAAGCTGATGCAGATTGTTCCGGTTGAATTCATCTTCGTCGTTTTGCTCGACAAGTGAAATATCAACAGGACGGAAAAAATTGGCGCCAAAATCGATATCTCCAGGATCACGTATGGCTTCGCTCAACCTACTTTTGCTTACTTTGCCAACAAGATAATGCTGTCCACATTCCCGACAAATTGCGATTTCGAAAAAGGCGTGCCCTTGCTGCACACTCGTCCGATCCAGTAAAATTTTTTGCGTGACGGGTTGATCCTTTGTGCTCGCAAGCGATAGATATGCACCCTCCAATGAGCACAGGAAAAAATGGAAGCGGGCCGTCAACAGAGGCGAGCCATCAACTGGATTCTGCGCAGCAGCCAATAGACGAATGAGCCGAACTAAAGCTTCAACTTGTTTCTGTTCCTCGAGTTCTGGGAAAATTTTTGACGCGACATCCTCAACCTTTATTGCTTTCCCCGTCACTTGTTCACGTAGCTTAGTTGTGCGAGAATCGTTGTGAAGAATAATGTAAATAGCCTCTTCCCACTTACGAGCCTCGGCCAAATCGATCCCATGCTGTGAAGCAAGCGACGATAATTTTACCTTCAGTTCTGTAACCGAATTTGGCCGTGCACTTTCCAACAGTTTATAGTCTTCGAGTAAAAGCGTATATCGACTTTCCC from the Cytophagia bacterium CHB2 genome contains:
- a CDS encoding cytochrome C biogenesis protein CycH, with product MPKVIQEQKGEIVIYKTEDGLTAIDVRLQDETVWLTQKQIASLFGTQRPAITKHLRNIFKSKELQERSVSSILEHTARDGKTYSTKFYNLDAILSLGYRINSPRATRFRIWATTVLRDHLVRGFTLNEKRLQDNKQRLKELEAAVALVEKAKSTKQLSASETAGLLTVITEYTRSWLLLHQYDSGTLQTKELHRNVRFRIDEENAKQAIAQLKKNLMEREEAGDLFGRERERGALKGILGSIEQTFGGSDLYPSVEEKAANLLYFIIKDHPFVDGNKRVASLMFIWFLEKNNLLLAPDGERKINDNALVALTLLVAESNPKQKDVMIDLIINLIGDQ
- a CDS encoding STAS/SEC14 domain-containing protein — its product is MGKVAEPVAAYVRAPSFDELLKYVSQLNLPELDQFVFRVIALRARRRAPNLSKTETELLMRINQGPPPDIQQRFRKLNSKRKAEKITPDEHQELLALIDRIEQFDVERVKYLAELANLRGTSLKALMKELDIRPPAMA
- a CDS encoding adenylate/guanylate cyclase domain-containing protein, whose amino-acid sequence is MFGQQVSPEIVDALLKQKPDPIIQKRSVCIMFLDIRNFTPFAAMHTPEEIIAYQNAVFGFMIDIINGHHGIINQFLGDSFTSTFGAPLSFGNDCRNVVEAALAIIARLKQENDNGNIPPTRVGIGIHAGEVVAGNVGSSLRKQYSITGIE
- a CDS encoding UPF0175 family protein; translated protein: MIQPQPTHANTEIDALVRTGLYQNHDEVISDALRNLLLNNKALRLELAIELFRADEVSLGRAAEIAGIDRWEFQDILHQRHIPIIIEAESAEAMDRDIARFFSKEQ
- a CDS encoding DUF4258 domain-containing protein — translated: MKPIRLTQHARDQCKERGTKEAEVRQAIQHGSREPAKKGGEQCRFNFPYGRSWQGNDYAIKQVARVIKEKRGRSWSLPFTLFTFER
- a CDS encoding DUF2283 domain-containing protein; translated protein: MKISYDPEVDALYIRLIEGNHECRTVRLNEEVALNIGAGERLIGIEILDAKEVLGQGQLPPLLLENIALAPAA
- a CDS encoding DEAD/DEAH box helicase, whose amino-acid sequence is MNPYILAEKVEEKYLQYLKTMFYFKDDGLRRSFEETLDAGHLSNGPYLEATPIFKRAKNTTELFTETLGVEPEQGFMQAVEGERQLYCHQENSIRFTALGKNVVIATGTGSGKTEAFLLPILLHLYKEFVSGQLGNGIRALILYPMNALAFDQRERLGEICRKLEAYHSRFRFTFGQYVGDTPEDRNDQYRNAREAWDNRLPGELVFREQMRATPPHILLTNYSMLEFMLLRPHDSPLFDNGNAQWWKFIVLDEAHQYRGTKGMEMGMLLRRLKQRLSEGGRRDGFQCIATSATLASDSKDVGRVAQFAQDLFGETFEPEHIIRGKFEELTGESRYTLLLEDYKLLESARPNSVTELKVKLSSLASQHGIDLAEARKWEEAIYIILHNDSRTTKLREQVTGKAIKVEDVASKIFPELEEQKQVEALVRLIRLLAAAQNPVDGSPLLTARFHFFLCSLEGAYLSLASTKDQPVTQKILLDRTSVQQGHAFFEIAICRECGQHYLVGKVSKSRLSEAIRDPGDIDFGANFFRPVDISLVEQNDEDEFNRNNLHQLCLACGAISRHPTRPVCNHTTIIFVEQQEASKKHPDQISKCAACGYQAADPVREIVHGSDGPNAVIATALVQNLPLEKKKVLAFADSRQQAAFFAWYLDDSYQGLLSRVLILHALRKLDSAGSVTFNELASVLSNRYEEQRLFRETTGDIERTNKIWKQIYSEFLAEETNQSLEGVGLIRYVMKWPSWFKVESFLNDLPWHLSDSEKFTLLETLLNFVRLDKAVNLNLPPLVNLNWKDLGLQSPQMKVRIGEPGSQHFVRSWDGLRGRRARWMAKIFEHAGMEKSAARIKAGEALRAVWQSFSETDNKARSSHEAIFHEITDAKRLNPDWWRIQLLTNEDTIYRCLVCGRLQHVAVKNICNRSNCHGQLVAIRMSELESNHYRNLYIELQPEILRVEEHTAQLAKVTAREYQRDFRNNKIQVLSCSTTFELGVDLGDLDTIFLRNVPPESFNYAQRVGRAGRRVGNIGFAVTYCRRNAHDLYHFDHPDRMISGKVSPPVIAKNNPKITIRHLTAAALSFFLRAFPNRFKNVEAFFADLQNPSAVKDFEEYLQKDQGKILSSLRAIIKDDEQSRLLGLEDGTWIQHLISAALKGAEERVATDFKIIKQFQDESKQSNQFRSAEWAQKRANTIAKEDVLSFLSRAVVIPKYGFPVDVVELDTHSVSNNTGSETVILQRDLSIAIAEFAPTSKLVANKFEWESYALKKVAEKEWARWHYAKCAKHNQFDRWQTGQNPSFTKCCRGMTTRLYVVPQFGFLTKNKRPDKPRRKTERIFSTRPYFVGFKNTSQQTIKYGAIELTKTSPGEMVVLCEGYKGQGFYVCPKCGAGFREMTRAEIENGHEDFLGRKCRCRPERFLSLGHDFVTDVLKIIFWKAHNSDIEPQWFAFTLAYAILEGAAKVLEVPSNELNVTVNAYDMQASFPSIILYDNVPGGAGLVARLEFKEMLRACIEAAAERVNGYCGCASETTCYGCLRNYRNQFAHAYMQRGAVYSYLLELLQELE